In Anaerolineae bacterium, the following proteins share a genomic window:
- a CDS encoding ABC transporter permease, with the protein MIRRLLVIFLILYIIVPLLMPIIFSFSVFWQDILPQGFTLRWYAAIVTRPRNFSALLSSLIVATGAVLLNFIICVPAAYALNRLETPAGRMLRSLSNVLPLIFPPVIIGTALVQAFSRPPLALTGSLPMVIIAHALIGFPFMFRNTLASFRTIDERTLSEAAASLGANLWQRLRYVIVPNVFPGILAGALLVFAMSIGEFEVTSMVAGFTAQTLPLQLFQQIRNDMRIASAISAFLVYVSVLCFLGMTYLGGRIHGGPEQR; encoded by the coding sequence ATGATCCGTCGGTTGCTGGTGATTTTCCTTATCCTTTACATTATCGTGCCCCTTCTCATGCCCATTATCTTTTCTTTCAGCGTTTTCTGGCAGGACATTTTGCCCCAGGGGTTCACCCTGCGCTGGTATGCTGCCATCGTTACCAGGCCCAGAAATTTCTCTGCTCTCCTGAGCTCTCTTATAGTAGCCACCGGTGCAGTCCTTCTGAATTTCATCATATGTGTACCCGCTGCCTATGCCCTCAACCGCCTGGAGACCCCCGCTGGAAGGATGCTGCGCTCTCTTTCCAACGTCCTGCCCCTTATCTTTCCTCCGGTTATCATAGGCACGGCCCTGGTGCAGGCTTTTTCCCGTCCGCCTTTAGCCCTAACCGGCAGTCTCCCTATGGTCATCATCGCCCATGCCCTTATAGGCTTCCCCTTTATGTTTCGCAATACCTTGGCTAGCTTCCGCACCATTGATGAGCGTACCCTATCCGAAGCAGCAGCCAGTCTGGGGGCTAATCTCTGGCAGAGGCTGCGCTATGTCATCGTGCCCAATGTTTTTCCTGGCATCCTCGCGGGCGCTCTCCTGGTATTCGCTATGTCCATAGGCGAATTTGAAGTAACAAGCATGGTGGCTGGATTCACAGCCCAAACTTTGCCCCTCCAACTTTTCCAGCAGATCCGCAACGATATGCGCATCGCGAGCGCCATCTCCGCTTTCCTGGTATATGTGTCTGTCCTTTGTTTCCTGGGGATGACCTATCTTGGGGGACGCATCCACGGAGGTCCAGAACAGCGATGA